The following is a genomic window from Synechococcus sp. JA-2-3B'a(2-13).
CCGGCCATGATTCGCGGCCAGCGCTATGTGGAGCAGATGGATCGCTATAGCCTCTTGGAATGGCTGCGGCGGCAGGGTATTGACGAGCGGGTCAACACCGATATTTTCATTGCCGTCTCCAAGGCCCTGGCCTTCATCAACCCGGAGGAGATCTCGGCCATGGTGCCCCTGACGGCCTTGAACCGCTTTTTGCAGCAAAAAGATGGCTCTAGGATTGCCTACCTAGACGGCGCTCCCCCAGAGCGGCTCTGCCAGCCGATGGTGGACTACATTGTCGCCCGTGGGGGGGAAGTGCATTTGAAGGCGGCGTTGCAGGACATTCGTCTCAACCTCGATAACAGCGTGGCCGGGTTTTGCTTAGCCACCCCCTCTGGGCCGGTGGAGGTGACTGCCGATGCCTATGTCTCGGCCCTTTCGGTGGACGCGCTCAAGGAGCTGCTGCCGGCGCAGTGGTGGGGGATCCCCTTTTTCCAAAAGCTGCGTGAACTGGAGGGGGTGCCAGTAATTAGCCTGCAGATCTGGTTTGACCGCAAGATTACTCACATCGATCACTCCTTGTTTTCCCGCTCGCCGCTATTGAGCGTGTATGCCGACATGAGCAACACCTGCCGGGCCTATGCCGATCCGGAGCGGTCCATGTTGGAGCTGGTGCTGGCTCCGGCTGCCGAGTGGATTGATCGCGGCGATGAGGAGATCTTTGCCGCCACGCTGGAGGAACTGAAAAAACTCTTTCCCCAGCACCTTACCGGCCCCAACCCCGCCCGCGTGCGCAAGTGGGTGGTGGTGAAAACGCCGCGCTCGGTCTACAAGGCTACCCCTGGCAGACAGCAGTATCGCCCCACTCAAGTTACCCCTATTCCCAACTTCTTCTTGGCG
Proteins encoded in this region:
- the pds gene encoding 15-cis-phytoene desaturase is translated as MRVAIAGGGLAGLACAKYLCDAGHQPLLFERRDVLGGLVAAWKDADGDWIETGLHNFFGAYPNTLQLFRELGISDRLQWKEHSLIFNQPDKPGTYSRFDLPDIPAPFNAIVGILRNNDMLTWGEKVKFALGLVPAMIRGQRYVEQMDRYSLLEWLRRQGIDERVNTDIFIAVSKALAFINPEEISAMVPLTALNRFLQQKDGSRIAYLDGAPPERLCQPMVDYIVARGGEVHLKAALQDIRLNLDNSVAGFCLATPSGPVEVTADAYVSALSVDALKELLPAQWWGIPFFQKLRELEGVPVISLQIWFDRKITHIDHSLFSRSPLLSVYADMSNTCRAYADPERSMLELVLAPAAEWIDRGDEEIFAATLEELKKLFPQHLTGPNPARVRKWVVVKTPRSVYKATPGRQQYRPTQVTPIPNFFLAGSYTLQPFLGSMEGAILSGKWAAEAINKGIPFQRASVSASTLAAAGV